The proteins below are encoded in one region of uncultured Eubacteriales bacterium:
- the spoIIR gene encoding Stage II sporulation protein R, which yields MLTTKSKLRRWEIALLLGVGVAALLGGWLNGQQRDLADKVIRLHVIANSDSQEDQALKLQVRDRILAEAGDLFTQGLSREAAEAAIAARLGDFAAVGAETVGENGYDYPVTAAVEQNAWFPTKEYDDFALPAGEYTALRVVIGDGGGQNWWCVVFPPLCLGSVTETTAETAAEGGLTSGDIALITGENEGYIVKFKAMELWDEFQQWMKS from the coding sequence ATGTTAACTACGAAAAGTAAGCTCCGCCGCTGGGAGATTGCCCTGCTGCTTGGGGTGGGGGTGGCTGCTCTGCTGGGCGGGTGGCTGAACGGACAGCAAAGGGATTTGGCCGACAAGGTGATCCGCCTGCATGTCATCGCGAACTCGGACTCCCAGGAGGACCAAGCCCTTAAACTCCAAGTACGGGACCGGATTTTAGCCGAGGCGGGGGACCTCTTCACCCAGGGCCTGAGCCGTGAGGCGGCCGAGGCGGCCATCGCGGCCCGACTGGGGGATTTTGCCGCCGTCGGGGCCGAGACGGTGGGAGAGAACGGGTATGACTACCCGGTGACCGCAGCGGTGGAGCAGAATGCGTGGTTCCCCACCAAGGAGTACGATGATTTCGCCCTACCTGCCGGGGAGTACACCGCCCTGCGGGTGGTCATCGGGGACGGCGGGGGGCAGAACTGGTGGTGCGTGGTCTTCCCGCCTCTGTGCCTGGGCTCTGTGACAGAGACTACCGCTGAAACCGCTGCCGAAGGCGGCCTCACCAGCGGGGACATCGCCCTCATTACCGGGGAAAACGAGGGCTATATCGTCAAGTTCAAAGCCATGGAGCTGTGGGATGAGTTCCAGCAGTGGATGAAAAGTTAG
- the ispE gene encoding 4-diphosphocytidyl-2-C-methyl-D-erythritol kinase translates to MQVKANAKLNLTLDILGTRADGYHELRMVMQSVTLHDLLTVEIGTGEGLRLSTNRSFLPSDQRNLAAAAALCFSEETGIDLGGVSIRIQKEIPVCAGLAGGSSDAAAVLRALNVLTGAELSPERLARIGQQVGSDVPYCVHGGTALAEGRGEMLTPLAPLPFCWIVLCKPGFPIATPELFRRADGVRLRRRPDTAGLIAALEAGDLEGAARRLYNVFEDVLPPRKAAEIAAIKSALLGHGALGASMSGSGPTVFGVFRSEEAARRAWEDLAGVYRETFLTQSV, encoded by the coding sequence ATGCAGGTCAAGGCCAACGCAAAACTGAATCTGACCCTGGACATCCTGGGGACACGGGCCGACGGGTATCATGAGCTGCGGATGGTGATGCAGTCGGTAACCCTCCACGACCTGCTGACCGTGGAGATCGGTACGGGCGAGGGGTTGCGGCTCTCCACCAATCGGAGCTTTCTCCCCTCAGACCAGCGGAACCTGGCCGCCGCCGCAGCCCTCTGCTTTAGCGAGGAGACGGGCATCGACCTGGGGGGGGTGTCCATCCGCATCCAGAAGGAGATCCCCGTCTGCGCGGGGCTGGCTGGAGGCAGCAGCGACGCTGCCGCCGTCCTCCGTGCCCTGAACGTTCTCACCGGGGCGGAACTGAGTCCCGAACGGCTGGCCCGAATCGGCCAGCAGGTGGGCTCCGACGTGCCCTACTGTGTCCATGGCGGCACAGCCTTGGCCGAGGGACGGGGCGAGATGCTGACCCCATTGGCACCGCTGCCCTTCTGTTGGATTGTTTTATGTAAACCCGGCTTTCCCATTGCCACGCCCGAGCTCTTTCGCCGGGCGGACGGTGTGCGCCTCCGTCGCAGGCCGGATACCGCAGGCCTCATCGCCGCACTGGAGGCGGGGGACCTGGAGGGGGCGGCCCGGCGGCTATACAACGTGTTTGAGGATGTGCTCCCGCCCCGTAAGGCGGCGGAGATCGCCGCCATCAAGAGCGCACTTCTGGGCCATGGCGCCCTGGGGGCCAGCATGAGTGGCAGCGGCCCTACCGTCTTCGGCGTCTTCCGCAGTGAAGAGGCCGCCCGGCGCGCCTGGGAGGACCTGGCGGGGGTCTATCGGGAGACTTTTTTGACTCAGTCGGTATAA